One genomic window of Cydia fagiglandana chromosome 20, ilCydFagi1.1, whole genome shotgun sequence includes the following:
- the LOC134674903 gene encoding SWI/SNF-related matrix-associated actin-dependent regulator of chromatin subfamily B member 1-A isoform X2 — MALRTYGDKPISFQIEEGGEFYCVGSEVGNYLRLFRGSLYKKYPGMVRRTLTNEERKRLVDNGLGQHVLSSSVSLLKASEVEDIIEGNDDKYKAVSVSQELATPRESKSKKPHNPSWMPVMPNSSHLDAVPQATQISRTRVHNKKVRTFPLCFDDTDMTAMLENASQKQILVPIRLDMEIEGQKLRDTFTWNKNESIITPEQFAEVLCDDLELNPSTFVPAVASSIRQQIDAFPSEPPAILEEQSDQRVVIKLNIHVGNTSLVDQVEWDMSEKENNPEAFATKLCAELGLGGEFVTGIAYSVRGQLGWHQRTFAFSEAPLPVVETPYRQPSEAEAWAPFLETLTDAEMEKKIRDQDRNTRRMRRLANTTPGW; from the exons ATGGCTTTACGAACGTACGGCGATAAGCCGATAAGTTTCCAGATTGAAGAAGGAGGAGAATTTTATTGTGTTGGCTCAGAG gtcGGCAATTACCTGCGGTTGTTCCGTGGGTCTCTATATAAAAAGTACCCTGGCATGGTCAGGAGGACCCTGACCAATGAAGAAAGGAAGCGTCTGGTAGACAATGGGCTGGGCCAGCATGTTCTATCAAGTTCTGTGTCTCTGCTGAAAGCATCAGAAgtagaagatattatagaaggGAATGATGATAA ATACAAAGCAGTATCAGTCAGTCAGGAGCTAGCGACGCCTCGGGAGAGTAAGAGTAAGAAGCCACATAATCCGTCATGGATGCCTGTAATGCCAAACTCCTCACACTTGGATGCAGTGCCTCAGGCCACTCAGATTAGCAGGACCAGGGTTCACAACAAGAAG GTGCGCACCTTCCCTCTATGTTTTGACGACACAGACATGACGGCGATGTTGGAGAACGCCTCGCAGAAGCAGATCCTCGTGCCCATCCGCCTCGACATGGAGATTGAAGGCCAGAAGCTCCGGGACACTTTCACTTGGAACAAGAACG AATCAATCATAACCCCAGAGCAATTCGCGGAAGTCCTCTGCGACGATCTCGAACTGAACCCGAGCACATTCGTGCCCGCCGTCGCGTCGTCAATCCGACAGCAGATCGACGCGTTCCCGAGCGAGCCCCCAGCCATATTGGAGGAGCAGAGCGACCAGCGGGTTGTAATTAAGCTGAACATACACGTTGGGAACACTTCGCTTGTTGATCAG GTGGAGTGGGACATGTCAGAGAAGGAGAACAACCCGGAAGCATTTGCGACCAAGCTCTGCGCTGAACTAGGCCTGGGCGGGGAGTTTGTGACAGGCATCGCTTACTCGGTCCGCGGTCAGCTTGGCTGGCATCAGCGGACCTTCGCCTTCAGCGAGGCACCTCTCCCTGTTGTTGAG ACGCCGTACCGCCAGCCCTCGGAGGCGGAGGCCTGGGCCCCGTTCCTGGAGACCCTCACGGACGCAGAGATGGAGAAGAAGATCCGCGACCAGGACCGCAACACGCGCCGCATGCGCCGCCTCGCCAACACCACGCCTGGTTggtaa
- the LOC134674903 gene encoding SWI/SNF-related matrix-associated actin-dependent regulator of chromatin subfamily B member 1-A isoform X1, whose protein sequence is MALRTYGDKPISFQIEEGGEFYCVGSEVGNYLRLFRGSLYKKYPGMVRRTLTNEERKRLVDNGLGQHVLSSSVSLLKASEVEDIIEGNDDKYKAVSVSQELATPRESKSKKPHNPSWMPVMPNSSHLDAVPQATQISRTRVHNKKVRTFPLCFDDTDMTAMLENASQKQILVPIRLDMEIEGQKLRDTFTWNKNESIITPEQFAEVLCDDLELNPSTFVPAVASSIRQQIDAFPSEPPAILEEQSDQRVVIKLNIHVGNTSLVDQVEWDMSEKENNPEAFATKLCAELGLGGEFVTGIAYSVRGQLGWHQRTFAFSEAPLPVVETPYRQPSEAEAWAPFLETLTDAEMEKKIRDQDRNTRRMRRLANTTPDVSLGRAVNRLIRADEALFQSTPEKRRKKI, encoded by the exons ATGGCTTTACGAACGTACGGCGATAAGCCGATAAGTTTCCAGATTGAAGAAGGAGGAGAATTTTATTGTGTTGGCTCAGAG gtcGGCAATTACCTGCGGTTGTTCCGTGGGTCTCTATATAAAAAGTACCCTGGCATGGTCAGGAGGACCCTGACCAATGAAGAAAGGAAGCGTCTGGTAGACAATGGGCTGGGCCAGCATGTTCTATCAAGTTCTGTGTCTCTGCTGAAAGCATCAGAAgtagaagatattatagaaggGAATGATGATAA ATACAAAGCAGTATCAGTCAGTCAGGAGCTAGCGACGCCTCGGGAGAGTAAGAGTAAGAAGCCACATAATCCGTCATGGATGCCTGTAATGCCAAACTCCTCACACTTGGATGCAGTGCCTCAGGCCACTCAGATTAGCAGGACCAGGGTTCACAACAAGAAG GTGCGCACCTTCCCTCTATGTTTTGACGACACAGACATGACGGCGATGTTGGAGAACGCCTCGCAGAAGCAGATCCTCGTGCCCATCCGCCTCGACATGGAGATTGAAGGCCAGAAGCTCCGGGACACTTTCACTTGGAACAAGAACG AATCAATCATAACCCCAGAGCAATTCGCGGAAGTCCTCTGCGACGATCTCGAACTGAACCCGAGCACATTCGTGCCCGCCGTCGCGTCGTCAATCCGACAGCAGATCGACGCGTTCCCGAGCGAGCCCCCAGCCATATTGGAGGAGCAGAGCGACCAGCGGGTTGTAATTAAGCTGAACATACACGTTGGGAACACTTCGCTTGTTGATCAG GTGGAGTGGGACATGTCAGAGAAGGAGAACAACCCGGAAGCATTTGCGACCAAGCTCTGCGCTGAACTAGGCCTGGGCGGGGAGTTTGTGACAGGCATCGCTTACTCGGTCCGCGGTCAGCTTGGCTGGCATCAGCGGACCTTCGCCTTCAGCGAGGCACCTCTCCCTGTTGTTGAG ACGCCGTACCGCCAGCCCTCGGAGGCGGAGGCCTGGGCCCCGTTCCTGGAGACCCTCACGGACGCAGAGATGGAGAAGAAGATCCGCGACCAGGACCGCAACACGCGCCGCATGCGCCGCCTCGCCAACACCACGCCTG